One part of the Tolypothrix sp. NIES-4075 genome encodes these proteins:
- a CDS encoding dynamin family protein, translating to MSSEKFQAAHDSICHTGTKLLKYLEEIRQSRLREGDDTKSLQSITDDINKALSALKEQKYQVAVIAAMKAGKSTFLNAVIGADVLASESAACTICRTDVRHIPDGQVPRLLEYREGQRRGFVIAEGDAGEIQQKFLLRTREIREKGNPDNTTRFEIEHPIEAISALSSLSGFTLVDTPGPNEWESAKFNTVALKQTALEALRTCNAILFVLNYASYKDNAISDLFKDVIENRKEILAENTGKIYFILNKVDQKTEQDKDIADVIDDLKRELTNFGFSNPIIYPASSRQGLLAKLIQQGNATENQIKDFKKFFSARYATEDEEGNQIIPAPRKIAPQALIDSGIITIEQTVIQTITQNSGWNLLSDVVAKIEKAGKGIEDTLNTQISGWQMGIEALKQKVEEYRKRSDYAKNKVEAVKKSVDEQKQILIIGFSQGINKFAEFTKKEIQDQIDELVESKSAKSPKPKKVKVNPHPVKQIENEVDWGGIVGEIGGGLIDLVSKGFGNIFRRGVRATASLLKAVSTYFPENLNSYDSDTSEVPENYDPYIIRVKTKEEAQKLGSTINKFCGPHIQSLWLDTQDTLLREGTEIRGKLAIKIKTDIQQISDELSNYLGDALQVELNINPIQFPSFEFSGIDAKIKQQQGVFKRTKKEEKRNSRCCDSDEVYYVDVEYEDKREFYEVDLHETARLIKLTIDEQVLRNRELLQRVIEKQVAEDFRNAEQQINDYIKRFQDEFDRLLKERETKEAESDRIREKLEIQKAQLNQYLHELTTIKASLHSWKPTQTIK from the coding sequence ATGTCCTCTGAAAAGTTTCAGGCAGCACACGACAGCATCTGTCATACTGGCACAAAACTATTAAAGTACCTTGAAGAAATTCGCCAAAGTCGTCTCAGGGAGGGAGACGATACTAAAAGTTTACAAAGTATTACGGATGACATCAACAAAGCCTTAAGCGCGTTAAAAGAGCAGAAATATCAGGTAGCAGTTATTGCAGCAATGAAAGCTGGCAAAAGTACCTTTTTAAATGCAGTAATTGGTGCAGATGTTCTCGCAAGTGAATCAGCAGCGTGTACAATTTGCCGTACAGATGTGCGACATATTCCAGATGGACAAGTACCCAGACTTTTGGAATATCGAGAAGGACAAAGACGAGGTTTTGTGATTGCTGAGGGTGATGCTGGAGAGATTCAGCAAAAATTTTTGCTGCGTACCCGTGAGATTAGAGAAAAAGGCAATCCTGACAATACGACACGCTTTGAGATAGAACATCCTATCGAAGCGATTAGCGCACTCTCATCTCTATCTGGTTTTACCTTGGTTGATACTCCAGGTCCGAATGAGTGGGAGTCTGCCAAGTTCAACACAGTAGCGCTGAAACAAACTGCACTTGAAGCGCTGCGAACTTGCAATGCGATTTTGTTCGTTTTAAATTATGCTTCCTACAAAGACAATGCTATTTCAGATTTGTTTAAGGATGTGATAGAGAATCGCAAGGAAATTTTAGCTGAAAACACAGGTAAGATTTACTTCATTCTTAATAAAGTCGATCAGAAGACAGAACAAGACAAAGATATTGCTGATGTCATAGACGATTTAAAACGCGAGTTAACTAACTTTGGCTTTTCTAATCCAATTATTTACCCTGCAAGTTCTAGACAAGGACTTTTGGCAAAACTGATTCAACAAGGAAACGCAACTGAAAACCAGATAAAGGATTTCAAAAAGTTTTTCAGTGCCAGGTATGCTACTGAAGATGAAGAAGGCAATCAGATTATACCAGCCCCTCGTAAAATTGCTCCACAAGCTTTAATAGATAGTGGGATCATCACTATTGAACAAACAGTTATTCAAACTATAACTCAAAATTCTGGATGGAATCTTTTGAGTGATGTTGTGGCAAAAATTGAAAAGGCTGGTAAGGGAATTGAGGATACTTTAAACACACAGATAAGCGGTTGGCAGATGGGAATTGAAGCCCTAAAACAAAAAGTAGAAGAATATAGGAAACGCTCTGATTATGCCAAAAATAAAGTAGAAGCTGTAAAAAAGTCTGTTGATGAACAAAAACAGATCCTAATTATTGGTTTTAGCCAAGGTATTAACAAATTTGCCGAGTTTACTAAAAAGGAAATACAAGATCAAATTGATGAGTTAGTTGAGTCTAAATCTGCAAAATCTCCCAAGCCAAAAAAAGTTAAAGTCAATCCCCACCCAGTAAAACAGATAGAGAATGAAGTTGATTGGGGTGGTATTGTAGGAGAAATAGGTGGTGGTTTAATAGACCTTGTAAGCAAAGGTTTTGGAAATATATTCAGAAGAGGTGTCAGAGCAACCGCATCTCTATTAAAAGCTGTTTCTACATATTTTCCAGAAAATTTGAATAGCTATGATTCGGATACAAGTGAAGTCCCTGAAAATTACGATCCATACATAATCCGAGTCAAAACAAAAGAAGAAGCTCAAAAGCTTGGCTCTACTATTAATAAATTTTGCGGTCCTCATATTCAAAGCTTGTGGTTAGATACGCAAGATACACTTTTGAGGGAAGGAACTGAAATTCGCGGTAAATTGGCAATAAAAATAAAAACTGACATCCAACAGATATCAGATGAACTATCTAATTATTTGGGAGATGCATTGCAAGTAGAACTGAATATTAACCCGATTCAGTTCCCTAGTTTTGAATTTTCTGGAATCGATGCCAAAATTAAACAGCAACAAGGGGTATTTAAGAGAACAAAAAAAGAAGAAAAAAGAAATAGTCGTTGCTGCGATTCCGATGAAGTCTATTATGTTGATGTCGAATATGAGGATAAGCGTGAATTCTACGAGGTTGATTTACACGAAACAGCAAGGCTAATCAAGTTAACAATAGATGAGCAGGTGTTAAGAAACCGAGAACTTCTACAGCGAGTGATTGAAAAGCAGGTTGCGGAAGACTTCAGAAATGCAGAGCAGCAAATCAACGACTATATTAAAAGGTTTCAAGATGAATTTGACCGCTTGCTGAAAGAACGGGAGACAAAGGAAGCTGAAAGCGATCGCATTCGTGAAAAGCTTGAAATCCAAAAAGCCCAATTAAACCAATACTTACATGAATTGACCACAATTAAAGCATCCTTGCATAGTTGGAAGCCAACGCAAACAATCAAGTAG
- the ygfZ gene encoding CAF17-like 4Fe-4S cluster assembly/insertion protein YgfZ yields MSKSAIDTNDAAAIQAAQDSVAVCDRSHSGIIRVSNDDRIRFLHNQTTNDFQSLKPGQGCDTVMVTSTARTIDLATAYVLEDAVLLLVSPNRREFLMQWLDKYIFFADKVQLTDVTNETATFNIIGSISDTIIEKLGAEAIIGQPYGTHQLFDGGVRVAVGSALAMPGYTLILPASLKATVWEKIVEAGAQEMSDRAFDVLRILQGRPAPEHELTDDYNPLEAGLWHTISFSKGCYIGQETIARLNTYKGVKQHLWGIRLNAPAEVQSAIAVGDEKVGKLTSYTETADGYFGLGYIRTKAGGVGLKVQVGETEGEIVEIPFVSHEYPQ; encoded by the coding sequence ATGTCTAAATCTGCAATTGACACCAACGACGCAGCAGCTATCCAAGCAGCGCAAGATTCTGTTGCTGTATGCGATCGCTCTCACTCCGGCATCATCCGTGTTTCTAATGATGACCGCATCCGCTTTTTACACAACCAAACTACTAACGATTTTCAAAGTCTCAAACCAGGACAAGGCTGTGATACCGTAATGGTCACATCTACCGCTCGGACTATTGACTTAGCAACAGCTTACGTTTTAGAAGATGCGGTGCTGTTACTAGTTTCCCCGAATCGGCGGGAATTTCTCATGCAATGGCTGGATAAATACATCTTTTTTGCCGATAAGGTGCAATTAACAGATGTGACAAATGAAACTGCAACCTTCAACATTATCGGTTCGATAAGCGACACTATTATCGAAAAATTGGGTGCAGAAGCTATTATCGGTCAACCTTACGGCACTCATCAACTATTTGATGGTGGGGTGCGCGTTGCGGTGGGTAGCGCTTTAGCAATGCCTGGATATACTCTGATTTTACCAGCTTCTCTTAAGGCGACGGTATGGGAGAAAATTGTCGAAGCTGGAGCGCAAGAAATGAGCGATCGCGCTTTTGATGTGTTGCGAATATTACAAGGTCGTCCAGCCCCAGAACATGAATTGACTGATGATTACAATCCTCTAGAAGCTGGTTTATGGCATACGATTTCTTTTAGCAAAGGTTGTTATATCGGACAAGAAACCATCGCCCGTTTAAATACTTACAAAGGTGTAAAACAACACCTATGGGGTATTCGCCTCAACGCGCCGGCGGAAGTTCAAAGTGCGATCGCAGTCGGGGATGAAAAAGTCGGCAAACTTACAAGCTACACCGAAACCGCTGATGGTTACTTTGGGCTAGGTTACATCCGCACTAAAGCAGGTGGCGTCGGTTTGAAAGTTCAAGTCGGAGAAACTGAGGGGGAAATAGTAGAAATTCCCTTCGTTTCTCACGAATATCCACAGTAG
- a CDS encoding type II toxin-antitoxin system HicB family antitoxin, whose translation MKWRVILEPDLETGEWAVWCLELPGCVFAGETEQEALENIREAIALYLETDPIKLAPGAVTREVIVG comes from the coding sequence ATGAAATGGCGTGTGATTCTTGAACCAGATTTAGAAACAGGTGAATGGGCAGTATGGTGTCTGGAGTTACCAGGTTGCGTTTTTGCAGGAGAAACCGAGCAAGAAGCTTTAGAAAATATTCGTGAGGCGATCGCACTTTATCTGGAAACCGATCCGATTAAATTAGCACCAGGAGCGGTTACACGCGAGGTTATTGTTGGATGA
- a CDS encoding DUF5331 domain-containing protein gives MNIQQLRESLKIKWLNYYFENRPWLVKMQIWGTYDGERRPSSGFMLATLSVLEPQLDQIFPFILDLNNNPDRIVAALGLNFNPDRHLDLIKSENSITTTEVISDACRQATQRQHDLRDVESNSTESLVTTEVKNNDKPKVESKGKSKPLGFTTKVETKGKHDNKHSKTSAPNLSPFRREKKKSVTPHPGDVIRMNGTYERSHSVTTLLPSNGKPLAVATIESQDKRVKMQRKDVPAEINSSPTTNASSLPSWIDEFCEGAD, from the coding sequence ATGAATATTCAGCAGCTGCGTGAATCACTGAAAATAAAGTGGCTAAATTACTACTTTGAAAATCGTCCCTGGTTAGTAAAAATGCAAATTTGGGGGACTTATGATGGTGAACGGCGTCCAAGCAGCGGTTTTATGTTGGCGACTTTATCTGTTTTAGAACCGCAACTCGATCAGATTTTTCCCTTTATTTTGGATCTAAATAATAATCCTGATCGCATTGTTGCCGCATTAGGTCTTAACTTCAATCCCGACCGACATTTAGATTTAATCAAATCGGAAAATTCAATTACTACCACAGAGGTGATTAGCGATGCCTGCCGGCAAGCTACGCAACGCCAACATGACCTTAGAGATGTTGAAAGTAATAGTACTGAATCGCTGGTGACAACTGAAGTCAAAAATAATGACAAACCTAAAGTTGAAAGCAAGGGCAAATCTAAGCCGTTGGGATTTACAACTAAAGTTGAAACCAAGGGCAAACATGATAATAAACACAGCAAAACCTCAGCTCCTAACCTTTCTCCTTTCAGAAGAGAAAAGAAAAAAAGCGTTACTCCACATCCGGGTGATGTTATCCGGATGAATGGAACTTATGAGCGATCGCACTCAGTTACCACTTTGTTACCTAGCAATGGTAAACCGCTTGCTGTGGCTACAATTGAAAGTCAAGACAAGCGTGTAAAAATGCAACGCAAAGATGTTCCTGCTGAAATTAATTCATCACCTACCACTAACGCTAGTAGTCTACCTTCTTGGATAGATGAGTTTTGTGAAGGTGCTGATTAG
- a CDS encoding BrnT family toxin — protein MNIVYRLQGVEFEWNENKAQSNIEKHDVTFEEAAEVFFDPFYQVGDATANNEQRDFIIGYSLSQRLLLVVYVERGKRSRIISAPPATRTERKLYEES, from the coding sequence ATGAATATTGTTTATCGGCTGCAAGGGGTTGAATTTGAATGGAACGAAAATAAGGCGCAAAGCAACATTGAAAAACATGATGTTACATTTGAAGAAGCCGCAGAAGTTTTCTTTGACCCTTTTTACCAAGTGGGTGATGCTACTGCAAATAACGAACAACGCGATTTCATCATTGGGTATTCTCTCTCCCAACGCTTATTACTTGTAGTTTATGTAGAACGTGGAAAGCGATCGCGCATAATTTCTGCCCCTCCAGCTACTCGCACTGAAAGAAAGTTATATGAAGAATCCTGA
- a CDS encoding type II toxin-antitoxin system HicA family toxin translates to MSRTRRMNALEVESILQRYGFELVSQKGSHRKWRNTNIMLGADIPESEWKA, encoded by the coding sequence ATGAGCCGTACTCGAAGAATGAATGCATTGGAAGTTGAAAGCATCTTGCAACGTTACGGCTTTGAGTTAGTCTCTCAAAAAGGAAGTCATCGGAAATGGCGAAATACTAACATCATGCTCGGTGCAGATATTCCAGAATCTGAATGGAAAGCGTAA
- a CDS encoding (2Fe-2S) ferredoxin domain-containing protein, producing the protein MSNNQASHSPTTDPSVSPKCVRVCQNRTCKKQGAAKVLAAFKASVVPEVTVTATGCLGQCGNGPMVLVLPDRVWYSGVRPNEVPLVVEQHLLGGQEVEKMLYYRFHSGHQGD; encoded by the coding sequence ATGTCAAATAATCAAGCATCCCATTCCCCAACTACAGATCCGTCCGTTTCCCCAAAATGCGTGCGGGTATGTCAAAATCGTACTTGTAAAAAGCAAGGTGCGGCGAAGGTATTAGCTGCTTTTAAGGCTTCAGTAGTTCCTGAGGTGACGGTGACGGCTACCGGCTGTCTGGGACAATGCGGTAACGGTCCGATGGTGTTGGTGTTGCCCGATCGCGTGTGGTATAGTGGTGTCCGCCCCAATGAAGTACCTTTGGTAGTAGAACAACATTTGTTAGGCGGTCAAGAAGTTGAAAAGATGCTGTACTATCGGTTTCATTCCGGGCATCAAGGTGATTAA
- a CDS encoding cysteine synthase A, protein MDIKNGFVGTVGNTPLIRLTSFSEETGCEILAKAEFLNPGGSVKDRAALYIIEDAEKKGLLKPGGTVVEGTAGNTGIGLAHICNAKGYKCLIIIPDTQSQEKMDAMRALGAEVRPVPAVPYKDPNNYVRLSGKIAAEMENAIWANQFDNLANRRAHYETTAAEIWAQTDGKVDGWVAATGTGGTFAGVAMYLKEKNPAIKCVVADPMGSGLYSYIKTGEIKLEGNSITEGIGNSRITANMEGAPTDDAIQIDDKEALRVVYQLLRKDGLLMGGSTGINVGGAIALAKQMGPGHTIVTILCDSGSRYQSRIFNPEWLASKGLSID, encoded by the coding sequence ATGGATATCAAAAACGGCTTTGTCGGAACTGTTGGTAACACACCGCTGATTCGCTTAACCAGCTTTAGCGAAGAAACTGGTTGCGAAATTTTGGCAAAAGCAGAATTTCTCAATCCTGGAGGTTCCGTCAAAGACCGCGCCGCACTTTATATTATTGAAGATGCCGAAAAGAAAGGTTTACTCAAACCCGGTGGTACCGTTGTTGAAGGAACCGCCGGCAATACAGGTATTGGACTAGCACATATTTGCAATGCCAAAGGTTACAAATGTTTAATTATTATTCCCGATACTCAATCGCAAGAAAAGATGGACGCGATGAGGGCTTTGGGTGCTGAAGTTCGTCCCGTCCCGGCTGTACCATATAAAGACCCCAATAACTACGTTAGGCTATCTGGCAAAATCGCCGCAGAGATGGAAAACGCAATTTGGGCAAATCAATTTGATAACTTAGCAAATCGTCGCGCTCACTACGAAACCACAGCGGCAGAAATTTGGGCGCAAACAGATGGTAAAGTAGATGGTTGGGTAGCTGCAACCGGCACAGGGGGCACATTTGCGGGTGTGGCGATGTACCTGAAAGAGAAAAATCCGGCGATTAAATGCGTAGTTGCCGATCCGATGGGTAGCGGACTTTACAGTTATATTAAAACAGGTGAAATCAAATTAGAAGGTAACTCGATTACCGAAGGTATTGGTAACAGTCGCATCACCGCAAACATGGAAGGGGCACCTACCGATGATGCGATTCAAATTGATGATAAAGAAGCTTTGCGTGTAGTTTACCAGTTGCTAAGAAAAGACGGGCTATTAATGGGCGGTTCCACAGGAATTAACGTTGGTGGTGCGATCGCACTAGCGAAACAAATGGGACCAGGACACACCATCGTCACTATTTTATGTGATAGCGGTTCTCGTTACCAATCACGGATATTCAACCCTGAATGGCTGGCATCAAAAGGACTGTCAATAGATTAG